From the genome of Nicotiana sylvestris chromosome 1, ASM39365v2, whole genome shotgun sequence:
TTTTCAGCATTGTGGTTGAATATCCCGACAATCGCCATAACTATCTGTTAAGAAAAATTCTAGCTAGCCAAGAGAACTTCCCAATATTCTGACCCAAAGCTATTTTCTCAAGATTTTTTTTAACGGGGTCAAAATTTAAAAGGTGGCCGTCCAGCATAATTTCTTGCCAAAGAATTGACAATTGGGCCTTCTAGATAATAGGACGAGGCCCAAAAGGTTTAATCACAACGTGATTTTAAgaggaaaaattcaaaaatagcccgatttataactggtcgttcaaaaatagccaagtttcaaaagtaatcgaaatttagtcacttttcatgcaaagataaatctgagcgaaaacactgttcaaaacccggaaaatacgccagtatattatgttggagttccagcataagtatacttgaactccaacatattatactggagttccaggataagtatgctggaactccagcataatatgatggagttccagcataagtacactagaactccaacataatatactggagttccagcaagtataccggtccagcataatatactggagtttggagcaccagtgctccagTCACCGATTTATActagagccagcaaagtataccggtccagcataatatgctggagttcatacacaggtgcaccaaactccagtatatttgctggaccggtctctgttgcagcaaaatagtggttatttttcattaacttgataaatactggctatttttgaatgaccagtccgaaaactggcgatatcgtgctatttttacgatTTTCGCATGCATCCACTTGTAGGATCCATCCAGGTTTGATATTACTCCAGTTACGAGTACCATATGTTTTCACTCTTCTACCTTTATGCCAGATCAAGCACTAAATAATTAATTTCTCAAAGTAATATGTTTCtgcaaaaaccaaaaaaaaatcatttaatGGCATACCAAACACGCCAGATAGGCTAAAAACTCTATATCGTGTCCTTTTTCTTGTTCCACATCAGTAACTGAGTTTTCAACAAGAGGCCAAAATAATTTGAGGCCAAGTCCAATCTCAAGCAAAAACCAAGTGATTCTTCTCTATCTATGAAGCATTATATTAACTAAGCAACTACTCTAAAGGAAACTTTAAGTCCACACATTAAATAGATTAGTAAACTAATATCACAAGATCATGTTAGTGCATGTTTCGATTTCTAAATTTGGATTCTAACTTTTCTCCAATTTACAAGAGCCGTTCTTTTTCCCGCCACACAAGGCTTTTTGAGATGTTATATATATGTTGAGTTGTCTCTGTTAAGTGAATAGTGTTCATGACAGCCATTGTATATATAATTAGGCCAAAAGTTTGGGACCAATTTTCGTCTTAACTTTTAAAAGTTGCTTAGATAACAAAAATATAGAAGAAGTGGGACCATGTTATAACTGAGTAAATTAATTATGACGAAGGAAAGCTGCTATTGATGAAGCATTGGGAATAAAGATGTTCATTATCCTTGATATAAATTGGGACCTTTGTCCCTTTAAAGGAAAACAACCCCATTGAGAAGCATTGGGACTTAGTCTATTCGTTAGATTATTATTGTCatccattttctcttttctctctgaGTTTGCGACACTTAGTGTATCATTGAAAAGGGAACGAGACATTATTATTTGACAAGTCATTTGCTAAAGgcaataaaaataaagaagacaaGATTTTGGAGGTGTAGTAATTTGCGTCAGGATTAGAAATTAATCAAGATTAGAAAGTTTATAGCATCAGGTTATATAAAATACTTTAATGTTTTTTGGCTTTGGTTGATTCGAAAATTATAGGAAAACCATATCATTGGATGTCGTTTTCTTAATTACGGGACAAGTTCTCTACTGGCTTAATGTTTGGGTAAACTACGTTTGTCTTTAGATACATATATTTCATTTGTCGAGGCTTCAATGTAATAGATGCTAAAGATGTAAACTATTGTGCATAAATTAATTACCAATATGAGGAATCCGAATTTCTTTTTCATAAGAATTGGAACATATATAGATTCTTTAAGTTTATTgtaataatatatgtatatatatttaaaaaattacataaaaattATTATAAGCCATAATAGTTAACAATTCAAAAGATTTAGAAATTATTTGCAAAATATATGGTCAAAAATTATGTTTAACTCCTCAAGTAGTAATATATTTATTCTTTTTTGAAACGGAAGGAGTAGTATATATTAAATCATCTTAAACTAGACGTCCAATCAGATATTCAGACTTGCTCTTCACTTCCCCTCACGGAAACACCTGCCCCCAAATgaacaaagaaaaagaatttaAACCGATTAGAAAAGAAAGGAATGAAAAGCTATTAAATTAGGAGAAAAGTCATTTTTCATAAAATATTTTAATGGAAAGAGTTCTTGCCATGATTTTAGTGGGAAGTGGGAACCATTGGTTTTAGTTTTTTAATCCCCTACATTACTATATACATTAAGTTCGAAGGATGTGGCAAAACGCCCACTTCTACTAATGTTGTAAGTGGTTCATTCTCTTACTTTCTGCAACCTGGGACCACCTTTGAATGGACCCCGATGATCAGAAAAAACTAGTACTCCACATAATATGTTTTAATTAACAAGTACTAAACCCTGCATTCCTAGGGTTACATGTAGTTAGAAACTTAAGAGGAAATTGAGGCCAGAATATTGGGATTGAGTTGGCATAGGTGTATGGTTTCAAATTTGAACAACCACAATTGATGAGTACTGACGAATGACGAGATCCTCGAAGTTCGACATCCTGCGGAAAACGACCTTAAGGCGAATAAGAGGTTGTACGACCTTTGCAGTAGGGTAGTCCCATTACAGGAATATTCTTTCGAATATTGCCTATAACTTGTCTTTTAGCGCTTAGAAGGGTTTGGTCCCTTATATATATAGAGCATAAAATAACCATGTAAGTCTGGCTGGGCATTTTTCCTAACACATAACACTTGTTGTAAACTTTACAAAGGCGACTTAGAAGATTATCGTTGAAAAGGTTTTTTGGTCTTGATAAAGAATTCTCATCATTCATATTCTCCTTATCTATCTTTTGTTCTAGAGATTAatatacttagctaagatttaccccttcattttctttgattgatttattcaaaaaggttctgatatcttttgagtcaaacaatttggcaccgtctgtggggatttctatagctgagaTCTTAGTTTTGTCTAGATTCTTGAAAGAAATAATCACCTTTTCTTAGCCTCACAAAGTCCAACAATGGCAGGAAAGGGAGAAGCAAGGCTAAAGGCAATAGTAGGTGTCACGAACAACCTCCTGAATTCCCTCAACGAGGTCGGTAGGGAAGACAATGAAAATGCAACACCAAGTGCTACACATGAGGGAGAGATCTCACCCTCCCCCCCCCACACAAAGGCTTAACTGTCTCGCGCGAGAGGGAAATCTCAACATCCGCAATAGAAGAAGCACCACCGATCATGAAAAGGCTATTAGAAGAATGGTTGACAAACACCTTGAGCAATATACTCGAGAAACCCGTTCAGAGGGATATCGAAGGCACAATACCCGCAAGAACCGCAGCTATCGCCGATGAACCAGAAACTCCACGAATAGGTAACACCCATATTGTCATGGGTGCAGGCAACGATGCACATAcggccatcttaaagaaaatggaagagatggaaaatgagaacaaaacactccgcAAACAGATAAAAGAGCATCAGGAAAGGGCTGATAAAATACCGGGCGCTCCGAAGTTGCTACCAAAACGTGATGTGGGCCGATctgaaaatatatgatggcaccACGGACCCGGAGGATCACTTAATCCATTACGTTACTGCAGTAAAAGGTAATGATCTATCGAAAGAACATGTACCGTCAGTGCTGCTGAAAAAGTTCGGCGAAACTCTGACAGGGGAGCATTGACATGGTATTCTCAACTACCAGCACGATCAATATCAACGTTCGAAGAAATGGAAGATAAGTTCGTCACCGCTCACGCGGGAGCGAAAAAGGTAGAGGTCAGGGTAAATGATATCTTCGCCATCAGGCAAACGACAGGCGAGGGACTTCGGGATTTTCTAGCCCAATTCAACAGGGTAAGGATGAGCCTACCAAACGTGTCAGAAGGAATAGTTGTAGCAGCCTTCCAAAATGGGTTAAACAGAAACAGGTCAAAAACAACCAAAAAGCTGTtaagtagactcatgaagtaccccctAACCACGTGGGAAGAGATCCATAATGCCTATTGCACCGAAGTGAGGCAGACGAGGATGATCTGAACGGCCTGATCTAGTGACTAACATCGGTCCAAGCCGAAGCAAAGAGAGATCGCCGCAACGATAGCCGAAGGGATCAACTACCCCACTTCAATCGAGAAAGGCACCAACCCTACATCCAAACATCCAACCCACCTCATCCGCGACATGCAGACGTCGCGCCTCGACACACCGTACCACCccgaaatgaaagaggtatgcctccattgttatctgctcataacttttgtgtttcttcttcagaaatagtgtacgcactggaAAAATTCAGCACAAAGGTgcagtggccgcaaaagatgaagtcGAATCTGAGCACCCGGAGATCGAACGTTCTATGTGAATTTCACCATGAAAGGGGGAACAAGACCGAGGACTGCATAGGTCTACGACAGGAAGTGGTAAGAATGCTAAATCAGGGACACCTGAAAAAACTGCTAAGCGACCGATGACGAGTTAACTTCGCTCGTGGGCGCGATCAACCTtaaggacctccaaaaccaccatcaccaacccgtaccatacaaatgatcattggagCCGGCGACGATACAATAATCAAACATAtgaagttcaccaccacacacaaactcaaacggacagtcacccacgaacggtatgacgacctcgaagatagtatcatcttcgataagtcggataccAACGATTTGTCTTTCCCttactatgatgctttggttataactttaagCATTGAGGATACCGacgtaaaaagaataatggtggatgaTGGAAGTGGCGCGTGCATTATTCACCCACGAGTCCTCATGCAGatgaggctcgaggataaaatagtactgcgttgcataacactaactggttttaataatgcagtggaaCGAACCTCTGGAGAGACAATGCTACCCGTTCTGGCAGGAGGAGTCACCCTGGAGACAACGTTCCACGTCATGAACCAGGAGACAACCTACAATGCCATCATAGGGCgtccatggatacacgccatgcgagccGTCCCGTCAAGTTTCTATCAAATAATCAAATTTCCTACTTTATGGGGGATGTTCAGCATCCGAGGCGAGCAACTAACCGCCCAAGAGTGCTCACGGATTgcccaagattgcacacacaccAAACAACTAAAAGGGGTAAGTGCGGAAGCATAACAATcagccatatcgggaaccaaaccCGACGTACAAATAGAGGCCATTAAAGACCCGAATGTCATAGAAGCTTATAAGGCAACCGTAGAAGATCTCGACCCCGTCTAATTGGACAACATCGATAACACAAAAAGGCCTATATCGGACACAATCTCTCAAAACTAGGTATGTATCATGAGTTCCTAACTAACAACGCCGATTTGTTTGCCTTTTCCCATtcagatatgccaggaatcccCAGGGACATCGCCACACACAGGCTGAATGTCAATCCTCTTTACCCGCTAGTACGGCAAATGAtgagaaagttcaatgccacCATCAATGAGGCGGCTAGCGAAGAAGTTGATAAATTACTCGCTAATGGTTCCATCCGAGAATCGAAATATCCCCAattggtcgccaatgtggtcatgatCAAAAAAAAGAACGGGAAATGGCGGACGTGTGTCGACTTCACCGacctaaacaaagcatgcccgaaaGATTCCTTTCTGTTACCACatatcgaccagctcatcgacgCAACGGTGGGACACGAACTACTGAGCTTCTTAGATGCCTACTCCGGTTACAACCAAATTATAATGGCTGAAGAAGACCAAGAAAataccactttcatcactcaccgaTGAACGTACTGCTACAAGGTAATTCCATTCGGACTCAAGAACGCAAGGGCGACGTATCAAAGGTttgtcaccaagatgttcaaagaacaactcggtaagaccatggaggtttacatcgaTGACATGCTAGTAAAGTCGAAAAAGAAAGAGGATCACATTGGCCATCTAAAGGAAGCCTTAGAGATATTGAGGCAATACAGAATGAAACTAAATCCCGAAAAGTGCGCCTTTGGCGTAACTTCAAGAAGGTTCCTTGATTTTCTGGTGTCACAAAGGGGTATCAAAGTCAACCCGGATCAGATCAGGGCCATCGAAGGAATACCTAAGACATTGACCAGGAAGAAGCAGGTGCAGAAATTAACAGGACGAATAGTCGCCCTGTCGAGGTTTATTTCACGATCGTCGGATAAATGTcataaattcttcaatgtgctaaggaaagaccaCAGACTATAGTGGAATTCAGAATGCGTTGACGCCTTGAGGAAGCTGAAAGCATATCTATCCTCTCCACGGGTGAATTCCTACTGGTGTACCTAGCGGTATTCGAAGTCGTGGTAAGTGCAGTCTTGATCCACGAAAATAgaggtacgcaatctccaatttactatatcagtaaaaccttaattgatgccgaaacaaggtaccctcaccttAAGAAACTAGCTTTGgcattagtcgtagcttcacgaaagcttagaccatattttcaatatCACCCCATAAAAGTGGTGACAATCTTCGCCCTTAGGGGCATCCTACACAAACCCAAACTATCGGGTAGATTGGCCAAATAGGCCATATAATTAAGCGAGCACGACATAACATACAAACCACGAACTGCTATTAAGTCGCAGGTGCTCGCCGATTTCGTCGCTAATTTCAATGCGGAAATATTGCCTGAAGTAGAGCAGGAGGCGCTCCACGCTTCCGCACATTCtgacctctgggtcctctacaccgacgGTGCATCTAATGCATCGGGATCGGGATTGGTACTCGTCCTTGAAGTTCCTAAGGGCGaagtaattcgccagtccatacgatgccccgagatgactaacaacgaggccgagtatgaagctgcgattgcaggattgaaattagccctcaaatatggcgctCAACGACTCGTTCTCCATTGCGACTCTCAACTCGTGGTGAACCAAGTCACCGAGACTTTAAAAATCAAAGAACAGAGACTACAAAAGTACCAGTCGGAAATTCACAAACTGCTGCCAGAATTTGATGAATGTCGCCTCGACCAAGTACCTAGGgcacagaatatcaaagcagATGGTCTCGCTAAACTAGCGGCAGccaccaaaaatatcaacaaggaaaacgtGGTCACTCTTCTCCATTCCATTCCGCAATAGACCAAGTCAAGGTACATTTtgtaaacctaacttgggactggcgcaaccgtCTCGTAACATATTTGCAGGATGGAACGCTCCCATAAGATAataagaagccaaaaagcttcgaagTTAGGCAGCTAGATATAGCCTCGTAAGTTGTGATCTCTACAAGAGAACGTTCGGTGGCCTCCTGGCCAAGTGTCTTgggccaaatcaaacaaggcGAGTACTAGAAAAAGTACATGAGGGGCTTTGCGGTGCCCATACGGGAAACCGCGCCCTCGTCCGATGCCTTATCCGCGCCAGATATTACTGtcccaccatgaaaaaagaagtcGCAAACTACATCAGGAAGTGTGAATAGTGTCAAAAGTACGCCTCTATGATGCACCAAGCAGGGGAACTCCTGCATTCCATCATTTCGCCATGGACATTCATttagtgggggatggatattgtcGGAACCCTCCCGGCAGGAAGAGGTAAGGTACGCTTCCTTTtaattttaactgactatttttctaaataggTGGAAGCAAGTGCATACACTCAAATACATAAGCAAAAGGTCATCGCGTTCATATgaaaaaatataatatgccgcttcggCATCCCTAAAGAAATCAGCTGTGACAACGGACCTGAGTTCGCCGGAAAGAAAATGATCGAGtttttcgaaaaatggcacatcaagcgaatactctccacaCCATACCATCCCGCCGGCAATGGccaagccgaatcctccaataaagtaatactgaacatattgaaaaagaagcttgagGACGCCAAAGGTCTATGGCCTAAACTACTACCAGAAGTACTATGGACATACCGTATTATGCCAAAAACTAGCACAAGCAAGacgccatattcactagtctacgggactgacgtagttatacccgtcgaggtcggagagcctagtttgagatactccaatgaaAGTGGACCAAACAACGacgaaagtaggctacaagatctggatgaagtcgaagaacgaagagatatggtccacataagaatggtagcccaaaagcaacaagtagaaatgTACTACAATAAGAAGGCCAAAGTACGACCGCTCGAGGTTGGAGATTACGCCATCAAAGCTAAAACACAAGCGGTG
Proteins encoded in this window:
- the LOC138874739 gene encoding uncharacterized protein yields the protein MIEFFEKWHIKRILSTPYHPAGNGQAESSNKVILNILKKKLEDAKGLWPKLLPEVLWTYRIMPKTSTSKTPYSLVYGTDVVIPVEVGEPSLRYSNESGPNNDESRLQDLDEVEERRDMVHIRMVAQKQQVEMYYNKKAKVRPLEVGDYAIKAKTQAVKDPNEGKLGTN